The Lutibacter sp. Hel_I_33_5 genome has a window encoding:
- a CDS encoding zinc-dependent metalloprotease codes for MFSQRLKLLCSLLLVVAITGIHDADAQRRKKKKKDKVEAAKPKPKPKKKKTKTIADLTKSSKKIEGLFTIYQDTVTGATKMLVKKEQLDKDFIYFAQIADGITAVRAFRGAYRGSSIFNVKKYFNKIEFIAPNTSFHFDENNALHKSAKANISDAVIASSKILATDDKTGEYLIDANSLFLSETFTRIKAPRRPGQSPYAFSLGRFDKNKSKINEIKNYPENTNVKTEYVYSNPSVLNGGGRDVKDGRNVSVKVFHTFMNTPEGDYKIRLDDPRVGYFHTQTNDMTTTNTLNYRDLVHRWKLVKKNPELGVSEPIKPITWWIENSTPVEFRETIKEGVLAWNVAFEKAGFKNAMEVKVQPDDADWDAGDVRYNVLRWTSSPNPPFGGYGPSFVNPKTGEILGADIMLEYVHFTNRVIYDRIFNNAAAANYIDKDVEKNDFLNNKENHMYCSQGHLMHENTMFGKIVMAATGASDLEMEGMKKEGMISLIMHEVGHTLGLNHNMKASQLFTPAQLADPDFIKGKCLTGSVMDYAGINLTNDRSKQGQYYDMAVGPYDVWAIQFGYQDFKNNAERDALLNKSTQPELIFGNDADDMRSPGKAIDPRVMTGDLSNDQIQYSINRFELVNTMMNDIKDRFSRKGKSYQELRQAYYVLNGQAARAGDVISRFIGGVYVDRAMSGQVGETQPYTPVSLADQKRAMNALKKHVFAPNAFKAPKEIYNFLARQRRGFNFFGGPEDPKIHEQVLGYQRRVLNHILHPNTIQRISNSELYGNQYKLSMFMTDLNNTMFKPDVYGSVNSFRQNLQATYTKMLINMVKGKSSSRYTNASKAMAMYNLKNIKTWVSNNTGNIATKAHKNQLKILITNTLKDIK; via the coding sequence ATGTTTTCACAAAGACTTAAACTACTATGTTCTTTATTGCTAGTTGTAGCAATAACAGGCATACATGACGCAGATGCACAAAGAAGAAAAAAGAAAAAGAAAGACAAAGTAGAAGCAGCAAAACCGAAGCCAAAACCTAAAAAAAAGAAAACCAAAACTATTGCAGACTTAACTAAAAGCAGTAAAAAAATAGAAGGGTTATTTACTATTTATCAAGATACTGTAACGGGTGCAACAAAGATGCTAGTAAAAAAAGAGCAGCTAGATAAAGATTTTATTTATTTTGCTCAGATTGCCGATGGTATTACTGCTGTTAGAGCATTTAGAGGTGCCTATAGAGGATCTTCAATTTTTAATGTGAAAAAATACTTTAATAAAATTGAATTTATAGCACCTAACACTTCTTTTCATTTTGATGAAAATAATGCATTGCATAAATCTGCCAAAGCAAATATTAGTGATGCAGTTATTGCAAGTTCTAAAATTTTAGCTACAGATGATAAAACTGGCGAGTATTTAATAGACGCGAACAGTTTATTCTTATCAGAAACTTTTACGAGAATAAAAGCTCCTCGACGTCCAGGACAATCTCCTTATGCATTTAGTTTAGGTAGGTTTGATAAAAACAAATCTAAGATTAATGAAATAAAAAATTATCCAGAAAACACGAATGTTAAAACAGAATATGTTTACAGTAATCCATCAGTTTTAAATGGTGGTGGTAGAGATGTTAAAGACGGTAGAAATGTATCTGTAAAAGTATTTCATACATTTATGAATACACCAGAAGGTGATTATAAAATTAGGCTTGACGACCCTAGAGTTGGTTATTTTCACACACAAACTAATGACATGACAACTACAAATACTCTTAATTATAGAGATTTAGTTCATCGTTGGAAATTAGTGAAAAAGAATCCTGAATTAGGAGTTTCTGAACCTATAAAACCAATTACTTGGTGGATAGAAAACTCTACTCCTGTAGAATTTAGAGAAACAATTAAAGAAGGTGTTTTAGCTTGGAATGTTGCTTTTGAGAAAGCTGGATTTAAAAACGCGATGGAAGTAAAAGTTCAACCAGACGATGCTGATTGGGATGCTGGTGATGTGCGTTATAATGTATTGCGCTGGACATCTTCACCTAATCCTCCTTTTGGTGGTTATGGGCCAAGTTTTGTAAACCCAAAAACTGGAGAAATTTTAGGAGCAGATATCATGTTAGAATATGTACACTTTACTAATCGTGTAATTTATGATAGGATTTTCAACAATGCAGCTGCAGCTAATTATATTGATAAAGATGTAGAAAAGAACGATTTCCTTAATAATAAAGAGAACCATATGTATTGTTCTCAAGGACATTTAATGCATGAAAACACCATGTTTGGTAAAATTGTAATGGCTGCAACTGGTGCATCAGATCTTGAAATGGAAGGTATGAAAAAAGAAGGAATGATTTCTTTAATTATGCATGAAGTTGGACATACTTTAGGGCTAAATCACAATATGAAAGCGAGTCAATTATTTACTCCTGCACAATTAGCTGATCCAGACTTTATTAAAGGAAAATGTTTAACGGGTTCTGTAATGGATTATGCTGGAATAAACTTAACAAATGATCGCTCTAAACAAGGACAGTATTACGATATGGCAGTTGGACCTTATGATGTTTGGGCAATTCAGTTTGGATATCAAGACTTTAAAAACAACGCAGAAAGAGATGCTTTATTAAATAAATCGACTCAACCAGAATTAATTTTCGGAAATGATGCTGATGATATGCGTTCTCCTGGAAAAGCGATTGATCCACGAGTAATGACAGGTGATTTATCTAATGATCAAATTCAATATTCTATCAATAGATTTGAATTAGTAAATACCATGATGAACGATATTAAAGATCGTTTTTCTAGAAAAGGAAAATCGTACCAAGAATTAAGACAAGCCTATTATGTTTTAAATGGACAAGCTGCTAGAGCTGGAGATGTTATTTCTAGATTTATTGGTGGTGTATATGTAGATAGAGCAATGTCTGGACAAGTGGGAGAAACACAACCTTATACTCCAGTTAGTTTAGCAGATCAAAAAAGAGCTATGAATGCGCTAAAAAAACATGTATTTGCTCCAAATGCTTTTAAAGCACCGAAAGAAATTTATAATTTCTTAGCTAGACAACGTAGAGGATTTAATTTCTTTGGCGGACCAGAAGACCCAAAAATTCATGAGCAAGTTTTAGGATACCAGAGAAGAGTACTAAACCATATTTTACATCCAAATACTATTCAAAGAATATCTAATTCAGAATTATATGGTAATCAATATAAATTATCAATGTTTATGACAGATTTAAACAACACTATGTTTAAACCAGATGTGTATGGTTCTGTAAATTCATTTAGACAAAATTTACAAGCCACCTATACTAAAATGTTAATCAATATGGTTAAAGGAAAAAGTAGTTCTAGATACACAAATGCATCTAAAGCAATGGCGATGTATAATTTGAAAAATATTAAAACTTGGGTAAGTAACAATACTGGTAATATTGCAACAAAAGCACATAAAAACCAGTTAAAAATATTAATTACAAATACCTTAAAAGATATTAAATAA
- a CDS encoding VWA domain-containing protein, whose product MKNNTKRKGFVFKTYEAENKSPFEMLFEIFKELITHTSGDFDEAIDWLRSLDKEYKLTDENYTIDDFIEDLKKKGYIKEEIKGDGTGGTKITPKTERAIRQQALNHIFGKIKRSGAGNHKSKSPGIGDEHTGDFRNYQFGDSLDKVSMTESIRNAQINNGIDNFSLTENDLVVEETLHKSQMSTVLMIDISHSMILYGEDRITPAKKVAMALAELITTRYPKDTLDIIVFGNDAWSIKIKDLPYLQVGPYHTNTVAGLNLAMDLLRRKRNTNKQIFMITDGKPSCLRLPDGQYYKNSNGLDKYIVNKCYAMAQQARKLHIPITTFMIAQDPYLMQFVRAFTQANQGKAFYTGLKDLGEMIFEDYETNRKKRIKG is encoded by the coding sequence ATGAAAAACAATACAAAAAGAAAAGGATTCGTTTTTAAAACCTACGAAGCAGAAAATAAATCTCCCTTTGAGATGCTTTTTGAAATATTTAAAGAACTAATAACACATACATCTGGCGATTTTGATGAAGCTATAGATTGGTTGCGCTCTTTGGATAAAGAATATAAACTAACTGATGAGAACTATACGATTGATGATTTTATAGAAGATTTAAAGAAGAAAGGTTATATAAAAGAAGAAATAAAAGGTGATGGAACAGGAGGTACTAAAATAACTCCAAAAACTGAACGCGCAATTCGTCAGCAAGCACTAAATCATATTTTTGGAAAAATAAAAAGGAGTGGTGCAGGAAATCATAAAAGTAAATCTCCAGGAATTGGAGATGAACATACTGGTGATTTTAGAAATTATCAATTTGGCGATTCGTTAGACAAGGTTTCGATGACAGAAAGTATTAGAAACGCACAAATTAATAACGGAATAGATAATTTTAGTTTAACTGAAAATGATTTAGTAGTTGAAGAGACACTTCATAAAAGTCAAATGAGTACTGTATTAATGATAGATATTAGTCACTCTATGATTTTATATGGAGAAGATAGAATTACACCAGCCAAAAAAGTAGCCATGGCTTTAGCTGAATTAATTACAACTCGGTATCCAAAAGATACATTAGATATTATTGTGTTTGGAAATGACGCTTGGTCTATTAAAATTAAAGATTTACCGTATTTACAAGTTGGGCCATATCATACAAATACTGTTGCAGGTTTAAACCTAGCGATGGATTTACTTCGAAGAAAAAGAAATACCAATAAACAAATTTTTATGATTACCGATGGTAAACCAAGTTGTTTGCGTTTACCAGACGGTCAGTATTATAAAAATAGTAATGGTTTAGACAAGTACATTGTAAACAAATGTTATGCAATGGCGCAACAAGCCAGAAAATTACATATTCCAATCACTACTTTTATGATTGCTCAAGATCCTTATTTAATGCAATTTGTAAGAGCATTTACACAAGCAAATCAAGGAAAAGCATTTTATACAGGTTTAAAAGATTTAGGAGAAATGATTTTTGAAGATTACGAAACAAACAGAAAGAAAAGAATTAAAGGTTAA
- a CDS encoding magnesium chelatase: MNLENIQTLGDLKKAGYQSKSIKDELRENLISKMMSKETVFVGVHGYENTVIPELERAILSKHNINLLGLRGQAKTRLARLMVNLLDEYIPVVEGSEINDDPLNPISRFAIEIIKEKGDKTPIYWLHRNDRFAEKLATPDVTVADIIGDVDPIKAANLKLSYADDRVIHYGMIPRANRCIFVINELPDLQARIQVALFNILQEGDIQIRGFKLRLDLDMQFVFTANPEDYTNRGSIVTPLKDRIGSQILTHYPEDIETAKIITQQETNKVNSQKEFIQVPELAKDLLEQIVFEARESEFIDSKSGVSARLSISAFENLLSTAERRALLSGEDKTMIRLSDFDGIIPAITGKVELVYEGEQEGAKVVAESLIKKAIKTLFPTYFPEIKKLEKQEEESPYDDIVSWFFNTDEDFELLDDFTEKQYKDELDKVKPLKDFLLKYQPNMNINDAYFVKEFVLWALVEFKKLSKYRYADGTQFKDPYGSFISGL; encoded by the coding sequence ATGAATTTAGAAAATATACAAACATTAGGAGATTTAAAGAAAGCAGGTTATCAATCAAAATCTATTAAAGATGAGTTGAGAGAAAACTTAATCAGTAAAATGATGAGTAAAGAAACTGTTTTTGTTGGAGTTCACGGATATGAAAATACGGTTATTCCAGAATTAGAACGCGCTATTTTAAGCAAACACAATATTAATTTGTTAGGATTAAGAGGACAAGCAAAAACACGTTTAGCAAGATTGATGGTAAATTTGTTAGATGAATATATTCCTGTTGTTGAAGGATCAGAAATTAATGATGACCCTTTAAATCCAATTTCAAGATTTGCTATTGAAATCATCAAAGAAAAAGGAGATAAAACTCCAATTTATTGGTTGCATAGAAATGATCGTTTTGCAGAAAAACTAGCAACTCCAGATGTTACGGTTGCTGATATTATTGGTGATGTAGATCCTATAAAAGCAGCTAATTTAAAATTGAGTTATGCAGATGATCGAGTAATTCATTATGGAATGATTCCGAGAGCAAATCGTTGCATTTTTGTGATAAATGAATTACCAGATTTACAAGCCAGAATTCAAGTTGCTTTATTTAATATTTTACAAGAAGGCGATATTCAAATTCGTGGTTTTAAATTACGTTTAGATTTAGATATGCAATTTGTATTTACTGCAAATCCTGAAGATTATACAAATAGAGGAAGTATAGTTACACCTTTAAAAGATAGAATTGGTTCACAGATTTTAACGCATTATCCAGAAGATATAGAAACTGCAAAAATAATTACACAACAAGAAACGAATAAAGTAAATTCTCAAAAAGAGTTTATTCAAGTTCCAGAATTGGCAAAAGATTTGCTTGAACAAATTGTTTTTGAAGCTAGAGAAAGTGAATTTATAGATTCTAAAAGTGGTGTAAGTGCACGTTTAAGTATTTCTGCTTTCGAAAACTTGTTAAGCACAGCAGAAAGAAGAGCGTTACTTTCTGGAGAAGATAAGACTATGATTCGCTTAAGTGATTTTGATGGAATTATTCCTGCTATTACAGGTAAAGTAGAATTGGTTTACGAAGGTGAACAAGAAGGTGCAAAAGTTGTAGCAGAATCGTTAATTAAGAAAGCAATTAAAACATTGTTTCCAACGTATTTTCCTGAAATAAAAAAGTTAGAAAAACAAGAAGAAGAATCTCCTTACGATGACATTGTTTCTTGGTTTTTTAATACGGATGAAGATTTTGAATTGTTAGATGATTTTACAGAAAAGCAGTACAAAGATGAATTAGACAAAGTAAAACCGTTAAAAGATTTTTTACTTAAATACCAACCAAATATGAATATAAACGATGCTTATTTTGTAAAAGAATTTGTGCTTTGGGCGTTGGTAGAATTTAAGAAATTAAGTAAATACAGATACGCAGATGGAACACAATTTAAAGATCCATATGGTAGTTTTATAAGTGGATTGTAG
- a CDS encoding YdeI family protein — translation METRPQLYFKNDIEWRKWLSENYCSSEGIYLIFYKVENEEESMRWEEAVKVALCYGWIDSTVKSLGNGKRQQYFCQRNPKSVWSALNKKYIKELISNNLMHESGLEIIKIGKQNGSWTALDDVEKGIIPEDLKVEFDKNKNAFINYKNFAPSYRKSYLYWLNQAKRETTRKNRITEIIRLCNENLKSHGIR, via the coding sequence TTGGAAACCAGACCTCAACTTTATTTTAAAAATGATATTGAGTGGCGTAAATGGCTATCAGAAAACTACTGTTCTTCTGAAGGCATATATCTCATTTTTTACAAAGTTGAAAATGAAGAAGAATCCATGCGCTGGGAAGAAGCTGTAAAAGTAGCTCTTTGTTATGGATGGATAGATTCTACCGTAAAAAGTTTAGGTAATGGAAAACGTCAACAGTACTTTTGTCAAAGAAACCCTAAAAGTGTTTGGAGTGCTTTAAATAAAAAATATATTAAAGAATTAATCTCTAATAATTTAATGCACGAAAGTGGATTAGAAATTATAAAAATTGGTAAACAAAATGGTTCTTGGACGGCATTAGATGATGTAGAAAAAGGAATAATTCCTGAAGATTTAAAAGTTGAGTTTGATAAAAACAAAAACGCTTTTATTAACTATAAAAACTTTGCTCCAAGTTATAGAAAGAGCTATTTGTATTGGTTAAATCAAGCAAAAAGAGAGACCACAAGAAAAAACCGAATTACAGAAATAATTCGGTTGTGTAATGAGAATTTAAAATCTCATGGAATTAGGTGA
- a CDS encoding M28 family peptidase → MKSFLTLVTVLFSICICAQTDTKMYDIINKVSVDRIQSDITTLANFGTRHTLSDTISKTRGIGAARRWIKSEFDKTASKCNNCLDVFYQKDLVKKGTNKRITKDVWVVNVVAIQKGTKNPNNYIIMSGDIDSRVSDPNNYTEDSPGANDNASGMAGTIEAARVLSKYKFENSIIYVGLSGEEQGLFGGKGLAAFAKEKGWNIIGILNNDMIGNITGVDGVIDNRTFRIFSEPVPPTETERQRKSRRFYGGEVDGVSRQLARYVYTTTKTYMPEMNPKMIYRLDRFGRGGHHRPFNDAGFPGIRIMEAHENYTQQHQDIRTENGIDYGDKLEYVNFKYAKKLTAVNAINLASIASAPSSPKEVGIGGIVEASARLKWSKVNGAKGYKIYWRDTTSPTWDNFRYVENSTEFTLEGIVIDNFMFGVAAVGKNGHESIVTFPNKIMR, encoded by the coding sequence ATGAAATCATTTTTAACACTAGTAACAGTACTATTTTCAATATGTATTTGTGCGCAAACAGACACAAAAATGTATGATATTATTAATAAAGTTTCTGTTGATAGAATACAATCAGATATTACAACTTTAGCAAATTTTGGCACAAGACATACCTTAAGCGACACAATTTCTAAAACTCGCGGAATTGGAGCTGCAAGACGTTGGATAAAATCTGAATTCGATAAAACAGCTTCAAAATGTAATAATTGCTTAGATGTTTTTTATCAGAAAGATTTAGTAAAAAAAGGAACGAACAAAAGAATTACAAAAGATGTTTGGGTAGTAAATGTGGTAGCCATTCAAAAAGGAACTAAAAATCCAAATAATTATATCATTATGTCTGGCGATATAGATTCTCGAGTTTCCGATCCTAACAATTATACCGAAGATTCTCCAGGGGCAAATGATAATGCTTCAGGAATGGCAGGAACAATTGAAGCCGCTAGAGTGTTAAGTAAGTACAAATTTGAAAACAGCATTATTTATGTTGGATTATCAGGTGAAGAACAAGGATTATTTGGTGGTAAAGGACTAGCTGCTTTCGCAAAAGAAAAAGGTTGGAATATTATCGGAATTTTAAACAATGACATGATTGGAAATATTACAGGTGTAGACGGTGTCATTGATAATCGTACATTCAGAATTTTTAGCGAACCTGTTCCACCAACAGAAACTGAACGTCAAAGAAAATCACGTCGGTTTTATGGTGGCGAAGTTGATGGAGTTTCTCGTCAGTTAGCTAGATATGTTTACACAACTACCAAAACATATATGCCAGAAATGAATCCGAAAATGATTTATAGACTCGATCGTTTTGGACGTGGCGGACATCATAGACCTTTTAATGATGCTGGTTTTCCTGGAATTAGAATTATGGAAGCCCATGAAAACTACACACAGCAACATCAAGATATAAGAACAGAAAACGGTATAGATTATGGCGATAAACTTGAATATGTAAACTTTAAGTATGCAAAAAAGTTAACAGCTGTAAATGCAATTAATCTTGCTTCGATAGCATCCGCTCCTTCAAGTCCAAAAGAAGTTGGTATTGGTGGAATTGTAGAAGCATCCGCTAGACTAAAATGGTCTAAAGTAAATGGAGCTAAAGGATATAAAATTTACTGGCGAGATACTACGTCTCCAACTTGGGACAACTTTAGATATGTTGAAAATTCTACTGAATTTACCTTAGAAGGAATTGTCATAGACAATTTCATGTTTGGAGTAGCTGCAGTTGGAAAAAATGGCCATGAAAGCATAGTAACATTCCCTAATAAAATAATGAGATAA
- a CDS encoding DUF6249 domain-containing protein: protein MDGEILIPISMFLATFGVIYLYLSTRNRERLALIEKGADAKIFMKGNTKSSFGKVFILNLAVLLMGIGLGVFLALILDTYTTMDSDGIYPACIFFMAGVGLFVGFTLTKQLEKE from the coding sequence ATGGACGGCGAAATTTTAATACCAATAAGCATGTTTTTAGCCACTTTTGGCGTAATCTACTTATACCTTTCTACAAGAAACAGAGAACGATTAGCATTGATAGAAAAAGGTGCAGATGCAAAAATTTTTATGAAGGGAAACACTAAAAGCTCTTTTGGAAAAGTATTTATATTAAACCTTGCAGTATTACTAATGGGAATTGGTTTAGGAGTGTTTTTAGCGCTAATATTAGATACGTATACAACAATGGATAGTGATGGAATTTACCCAGCTTGTATCTTCTTTATGGCTGGTGTTGGGTTATTTGTTGGATTTACCTTAACAAAACAATTAGAAAAAGAATAA
- a CDS encoding RNA polymerase sigma factor — translation MTTINDEPIIDDVLKGNTNAFSILVERYQNMVFTLALKMVKSREEAEEIGQDTFIKAFKNLNKFKGDSKFSTWLYKIGYRTSLDYIKKNKEKYNTSSFDDDFTTQNITKGLITSVDDALQIIERKERAAVINKCMLALPEDERSILWFFYFKELSLKEIVEVTDLSEANIKVKLHRARKRLLSIVEQKVEPELINHYGRK, via the coding sequence ATGACAACAATTAACGACGAACCTATTATTGATGATGTCTTAAAAGGCAATACAAATGCCTTTTCCATTTTGGTAGAAAGGTATCAGAATATGGTATTTACGTTGGCGTTAAAAATGGTAAAGAGTAGGGAAGAAGCAGAAGAAATTGGGCAAGACACATTTATTAAAGCGTTTAAGAATTTAAATAAATTTAAAGGTGATTCAAAATTTTCTACGTGGTTGTATAAAATAGGCTATAGAACTAGTTTAGATTATATCAAAAAGAATAAAGAAAAGTACAATACTAGTTCTTTTGATGATGATTTTACTACGCAAAACATAACAAAAGGGTTAATTACTTCTGTTGATGATGCGTTGCAGATCATAGAAAGAAAAGAACGTGCAGCAGTTATTAATAAATGCATGTTAGCATTGCCAGAAGATGAACGTTCTATTTTATGGTTTTTTTATTTTAAAGAGTTAAGTTTAAAAGAAATAGTGGAGGTAACAGATTTGTCTGAAGCCAATATAAAAGTAAAATTACACAGAGCTAGAAAACGTTTGTTAAGTATAGTAGAACAAAAAGTAGAACCCGAATTAATCAATCATTATGGGAGAAAATAA